A window from Chrysemys picta bellii isolate R12L10 chromosome 20, ASM1138683v2, whole genome shotgun sequence encodes these proteins:
- the LOC135976687 gene encoding myb/SANT-like DNA-binding domain-containing protein 2: protein MQADNRKRAPAWTVREVLDLIAVWGEDSVLAELRSKRRNAKIFEKISKGMMERGHNRDSDQCRVKVKELRQAYQKTKEANGRSGSEPRTCRYYAELHAILGGAATTNPPVFVDSGSGIVSTPEDSADGVEEEEEEEDELAESTQHSILPNSQDLFITLTEVPSQASQASQASTQDSDPMEGTSAAANSSSLPPPSRRLSQIRRRKKKTREEMFSEIMQSSRSDRAHLNEWKETVSKYRKEVSEREERRDQREDMRDQREERRDQREERRDARDERWRQEDQRMKEATLGLLQRLVEVQERLLENRLPLQPLFHPPPSPCSVSSSPRRVRTRGGRLRTPSHSTPVDSPSKRLSFF, encoded by the exons atgcaggctgataatcgaaaaagagcaccagcatggaccgtgagggaggtactggatctgatcgctgtatggggagaggattcagtgcttgcagaacttcgttctaaaagacgaaatgcaaaaatttttgaaaaaatctccaagggcatgatggagagaggccacaatagggactcagatcagtgccgcgtgaaagtcaaggaactcagacaagcctatcagaaaacaaaggaggcaaacggtcgctccgggtcagagccgcggacatgccgctactacgccgagctgcatgcaattctagggggggctgccaccactaacccacctgtgttcgtggattctgggtcggggatagtctcgacgcctgaggattctgccgatggggtagaggaggaggaggaggaggaggatgagcttgcagagagcacacagcactccattctccccaacagccaggatctttttatcaccctgactgaagtaccctcccaagcctcccaagcctcccaagccagtacccaagactctgaccccatggaaggcacctcag cagctgcaaattcctcaagcctccctcctccatcccgaaggttatcacagataaggcgtcgtaaaaaaaagacgcgagaagagatgttttctgaaattatgcaatccagcaggagtgacagagctcatctgaatgagtggaaggaaacagtttcaaagtataggaaagaagtcagtgaacgtgaggagaggagggaccaacgtgaggacatgagggaccaacgtgaggagaggagagaccaacgtgaggagaggagagacgctcgagatgagaggtggcgtcaggaagaccagaggatgaaggaagcaacgctggggctgctccagcgtctggtggaggttcaggaacggctgctggaaaacagactgccgcttcagcccctgttccaccctcccccctccccatgttccgtatcctcctcacccagacgtgtaagaacgcggggggggaggctccgtacaccttcccattccaccccagtagacagcccaagcaaaaggctgtcatttttttaa